The Miscanthus floridulus cultivar M001 chromosome 7, ASM1932011v1, whole genome shotgun sequence genome includes a region encoding these proteins:
- the LOC136463099 gene encoding protein NDL1-like: MGDSGGSVVSVDVERISFGGKEHHIQTSHGPVSVAVYGDHDKPALVTYPDIALNHMSCFQGLLFCPEAASLLLHNFCIYHISPPGHELGAAPISPNAPIPSVDDLADQVADVLDFFGLGSVMCFGVTAGAYILTLFAAKYRERVLGLILVSPLCKGPTWTEWLYSKVTSNLLYYYGMCGLVKECLLQRYFSKEVRGFSELPESDIVQACKSLLDQRQSMNVWRFVQTMNERYDLTEQLKLLQCRTLIFVGENSQFHTEAVHMTSKLNRRYCALVEVQACGSLVTEEQPHAMLIPMEYFFMGYGLYRPSQLDCSPRSALSPFCISPDLLSPESMGVKLKPIKTRVRLEV; the protein is encoded by the exons ATGGGGGACTCCGGCGGCTCCGTCGTGTCGGTCGACGTCGAGCGCATCTCCTTCGGCGGCAAG GAACACCATATACAAACGAGTCATGGACCTGTATCTGTTGCAGTGTATGGCGACCATGACAAGCCTGCCCTTGTTACTTATCCTGATATTGCTTTAAATC ATATGTCTTGCTTCCAAGGACTATTGTTCTGTCCTGAAGCTGCTTCGTTGCTGCTTCATAATTTTTGCATTTACCATATTAGCCCCCCAGGACATGAG TTAGGAGCTGCTCCAATTTCGCCAAATGCTCCTATACCATCTGTTGATGACCTGGCAGATCAGGTCGCAGATGTCCTCGATTTCTTTGG ATTAGGCTCTGTTATGTGCTTTGGTGTCACTGCAGGTGCCTACATTCTAACTCTGTTTGCG GCAAAGTATAGGGAGCGGGTACTAGGTCTTATCCTTGTTTCACCTCTATGTAAAGGCCCCACTTGGACTGAGTGGTTATACAGTAAG GTGACATCCAATCTGCTGTATTACTATGGGATGTGTGGGTTGGTGAAGGAGTGCCTACTTCAGCGGTACTTCAGCAAG GAAGTGCGAGGATTCTCTGAATTACCAGAATCAGACATAGTGCAGGCTTGTAAAAGC TTGCTCGATCAGCGGCAGAGTATGAATGTATGGCGCTTTGTACAGACGATGAATGA GAGATATGACTTGACTGAACAGCTAAAGCTGCTTCAGTGTAGAACCCTGATTTTTGTCGGCGAGAATTCTCAGTTTCACACCGAGGCTGTTCACATGACATCGAAGCTCAACAGGAGATATTGTGCTCTAGTTGAG GTCCAAGCATGCGGATCACTCGTTACCGAGGAGCAACCACACGCAATGCTTATACCAATGGAGTACTTCTTCATGGGATATGGCCTGTACAGGCCTAGCCAGCTGGACTGCAGCCCGCGCAGCGCCCTGAGCCCATTCTGTATATCGCCGGATCTCCTGTCACCTGAGAGCATGGGGGTGAAGCTAAAGCCGATCAAGACGCGAGTAAGGCTTGAAGTGTAG